Proteins encoded in a region of the Mucilaginibacter sabulilitoris genome:
- the lipA gene encoding lipoyl synthase, with translation MIDLPVVPAVSQPQRKPDWLRVKLPIGKEYAHVRGLVDEHKLHTICESGNCPNMGECWGAGTATFMILGNICTRSCSFCAVATGRPLAVDIDEPNRVATSVKLMQVKHCVITSVDRDDLKDGGSIIWAETINAIRRESPNTTLETLLPDFRGNWDNLARVLETRPEVVSHNLETVRRLTKEVRIQAKYDRSLEALKHVSEAGLRTKSGIMLGLGETEDDILEAMDDLLAAGVHILTLGQYLQPTRNHHPVIDWIHPDQFARLKQFGLDKGFKYVESGPLVRSSYHAEKHLFDIL, from the coding sequence ATGATTGATTTACCGGTAGTTCCCGCTGTTAGCCAGCCTCAACGTAAGCCAGACTGGCTCAGAGTTAAGCTTCCTATTGGAAAAGAGTATGCTCATGTGCGCGGTTTGGTTGATGAACATAAGCTGCACACCATTTGCGAGAGCGGCAATTGTCCTAACATGGGCGAGTGCTGGGGAGCGGGAACGGCTACCTTCATGATCCTGGGTAATATTTGTACTCGGTCATGCTCTTTTTGCGCGGTAGCAACAGGCCGGCCTTTAGCGGTTGATATTGACGAGCCTAACCGGGTGGCAACTTCGGTTAAGCTGATGCAGGTAAAACACTGTGTTATTACCTCTGTTGACCGTGACGACCTGAAAGACGGCGGATCTATCATCTGGGCCGAAACCATTAATGCCATACGCCGCGAAAGCCCTAATACCACTTTAGAGACTTTACTACCCGATTTCAGGGGTAACTGGGATAACCTTGCCCGTGTTTTGGAAACCCGGCCCGAGGTAGTATCACATAACCTGGAAACTGTACGCCGTTTGACCAAAGAAGTACGCATACAAGCCAAATACGATCGCAGCCTGGAGGCTTTAAAACACGTTTCGGAAGCAGGTTTGCGTACCAAATCGGGTATTATGCTGGGTTTAGGCGAAACCGAAGACGATATTTTAGAAGCAATGGACGACCTGCTGGCTGCCGGCGTACATATCCTAACTCTTGGGCAATATTTACAGCCTACACGTAACCATCACCCGGTAATTGACTGGATTCACCCTGATCAATTTGCCAGGCTCAAACAATTTGGATTAGATAAGGGTTTTAAATACGTGGAAAGCGGACCATTGGTACGCTCATCCTATCATGCAGAAAAACATCTGTTTGATATATTATAA
- the ytxJ gene encoding bacillithiol system redox-active protein YtxJ, producing MNWISLESADQITQIKQNQGYSLIFKHSTRCSISMMAKRRFELDWEDLPEDMPLYFLDLISYRDLSKQVAEVFQVHHESPQLLLIKDGECILDQSHGGISIEEALSVLN from the coding sequence ATGAATTGGATATCGTTGGAGTCGGCAGATCAAATAACTCAAATTAAACAAAATCAAGGTTACAGCCTTATATTTAAACACAGCACCCGCTGCTCCATCAGTATGATGGCCAAAAGGCGTTTTGAGCTCGACTGGGAAGATTTACCTGAAGATATGCCCCTTTATTTTCTGGATCTGATCAGTTATCGTGACCTTTCAAAACAGGTAGCCGAAGTTTTCCAGGTGCATCATGAATCGCCCCAGTTATTGCTGATAAAAGATGGCGAATGCATACTTGACCAATCACATGGCGGCATCTCTATCGAAGAGGCCCTTTCAGTTTTAAATTAG
- a CDS encoding tetratricopeptide repeat protein yields the protein MSKTQANTKVASPESNIGHSGNFVRENQKSLLFIGGAIIALIAIYLLYLKLYLGPREITAADQMHVAQDFWAKKDWDKAIKGDASYPGFEKIISEYSNTKAANLAYFYLGTAYLNKGEYRKAIDNLNNYHGDDSMVAAEAYGSAGDAYVELKDYSNAITYFNKAVDKAKNKFLSPLYLKKLGLVYEEQKDSKSAAEAYKRIKTEYPESAEAQNIDEYIARAEAK from the coding sequence ATGTCAAAAACCCAGGCGAATACCAAAGTTGCATCACCGGAAAGTAATATCGGGCACAGCGGCAATTTTGTACGCGAGAATCAAAAAAGCCTATTATTTATAGGTGGGGCTATTATTGCCCTCATTGCTATTTATCTTCTGTATCTGAAATTATATTTGGGTCCGCGCGAAATAACAGCTGCAGATCAAATGCACGTTGCGCAGGATTTTTGGGCCAAAAAAGATTGGGACAAAGCTATTAAAGGCGATGCCAGCTATCCTGGTTTTGAAAAGATCATCAGCGAATACAGCAATACCAAGGCAGCAAACCTTGCTTACTTTTACTTGGGTACCGCTTATTTAAACAAAGGCGAATACCGTAAGGCTATTGACAACCTAAACAACTACCACGGCGACGATAGCATGGTAGCTGCCGAAGCTTATGGAAGTGCGGGCGATGCTTACGTAGAGTTAAAAGATTACAGCAATGCGATAACCTATTTTAATAAGGCAGTTGATAAAGCAAAAAATAAATTTTTATCGCCGCTTTACCTAAAAAAGCTTGGCCTTGTTTACGAAGAACAAAAAGACAGCAAATCTGCCGCCGAAGCTTATAAAAGGATAAAAACAGAATATCCGGAAAGTGCAGAAGCACAAAATATTGACGAATATATTGCACGCGCAGAAGCGAAATAA
- a CDS encoding anhydro-N-acetylmuramic acid kinase, with product MSSLNQNLQKLFTIAQKPVKVGIGLMSGTSLDGLDIALCSFTGNGLQTSFKLLQFITIPYGQSFKNEVQQVFARKTVDLEQITLLNAFIGDYHGELVLQALEMWKINPVLVDFIASHGQTIYHAPKRLHQRPGYSNATLQIGDGDHLAVKTGILTISDFRQKHIAAGGEGAPLALYGDVLLGSKPGENRILLNIGGIANLTYLPADGDTAKVLCTDIGPGNTLIDAACRKYFNVAYDQDSAIANKGKVNDVLLATLLDHPFFNEELPKTTGPELFSLTYVEQAQARSETENIRNEDLISTLSMFTVVSIVNFIKQHIVADSLNIFVSGGGARNPFVITHLKKAFADTTIADTGSLGIDPDAKEAILFALLGNEALCGEPIVIGNNPAVLMGKFSFPL from the coding sequence ATGTCGTCGCTTAATCAAAATCTGCAAAAACTCTTTACCATTGCCCAAAAACCTGTTAAAGTCGGTATCGGCTTAATGTCAGGCACCTCGCTTGACGGGTTGGATATAGCCTTATGCAGCTTTACAGGTAACGGCCTGCAAACCAGTTTTAAGCTGCTGCAATTTATTACTATACCTTATGGTCAAAGTTTTAAAAATGAGGTGCAGCAGGTATTTGCCCGTAAAACCGTTGATCTGGAGCAGATCACTTTATTGAATGCTTTTATTGGTGATTATCATGGTGAACTGGTATTGCAAGCGCTCGAAATGTGGAAAATTAACCCGGTTCTGGTCGATTTTATAGCCAGTCATGGCCAAACCATATACCACGCGCCTAAAAGACTGCATCAGCGCCCGGGTTATTCTAATGCAACTTTACAGATTGGCGACGGCGATCATCTGGCAGTAAAAACCGGAATATTGACCATCAGCGATTTCAGGCAGAAACATATAGCTGCCGGGGGAGAAGGTGCTCCATTAGCATTATATGGCGATGTATTGTTAGGTAGCAAGCCTGGCGAAAACAGGATATTGCTTAACATTGGCGGCATTGCCAATTTAACCTATTTACCTGCTGATGGTGATACGGCCAAAGTGTTATGCACTGATATTGGTCCGGGCAATACCTTGATTGATGCGGCCTGTCGTAAATATTTTAATGTGGCGTATGACCAGGATTCGGCTATTGCCAATAAAGGAAAGGTAAATGATGTATTGCTCGCGACCCTGCTTGATCATCCATTTTTCAACGAGGAATTACCAAAAACAACCGGACCGGAATTGTTTAGTCTCACGTATGTAGAGCAAGCACAGGCACGATCAGAGACTGAAAATATTAGGAATGAGGATTTGATTAGTACACTGAGTATGTTCACCGTGGTATCTATCGTGAATTTTATTAAGCAGCATATAGTGGCAGATAGTCTGAACATATTTGTAAGCGGAGGCGGTGCAAGAAACCCATTTGTGATCACCCATTTGAAAAAGGCATTTGCTGATACGACTATTGCCGATACAGGCAGCCTTGGAATAGACCCCGATGCCAAGGAGGCTATATTATTTGCTTTGTTGGGCAATGAAGCCTTGTGTGGAGAACCTATTGTTATTGGAAATAATCCCGCGGTGTTAATGGGCAAGTTCAGTTTTCCGCTTTGA
- a CDS encoding RNA polymerase sigma factor, with product MSKKHKISLTEEQLVLSLRNHEKIAIEALYDMYSASLYGIISRIVIDTAISEDVLQETFVKIWHSFSGYSAEKGRLFTWMVNIARNLAIDKIRSKDFKNQNKNQEIENNVTSIDEQRNTVYKPELMGVKDLVDTLKPEQKSIIDLVYFQGYTHVEAADELGVPLGTIKTRLRMGIQQLRKHFN from the coding sequence TTGAGCAAGAAACATAAAATATCGCTAACAGAAGAGCAACTGGTCCTTTCGCTAAGGAACCATGAAAAAATTGCTATTGAAGCTTTATATGATATGTATTCTGCTTCATTATATGGAATAATTTCACGTATTGTTATTGACACCGCCATATCCGAAGATGTTTTACAAGAAACCTTTGTAAAAATCTGGCATTCCTTTTCAGGCTATAGTGCCGAAAAAGGCCGTTTATTTACCTGGATGGTTAATATTGCGCGTAACCTCGCGATAGACAAGATCAGATCAAAAGATTTTAAGAATCAGAATAAAAACCAGGAGATTGAAAATAACGTAACTTCCATTGACGAACAAAGAAACACGGTTTATAAACCGGAGTTGATGGGGGTGAAGGATTTGGTTGACACCTTAAAACCCGAGCAAAAATCAATTATTGATCTGGTGTATTTCCAGGGGTATACACATGTTGAAGCTGCTGATGAACTGGGCGTTCCGCTTGGTACCATCAAAACGAGGTTAAGGATGGGCATACAGCAGCTCAGAAAACATTTTAATTGA
- the nagB gene encoding glucosamine-6-phosphate deaminase: MARLNLLEETRYEKLPVSVYDNQQVASVAVAARIAALIRSKQSKGQKAVLGLATGVTPIGVYAELVRLHQQEGLSFRDVITFNLDEYYPMKPDAAQSYVTFMYENLFSHVDIDKANVHIPDGTLEQDAVAAFCLDYEHKIEALGGLDLQILGIGRTGHIGFNEPGSAPNSGTRLVTLDDLTRNDASRDFGGKANVPTKAITMGIGTIFKAREIILMAWSKKKAPIIKKAVEGEMSGDVPATYLQLSDNVEFVLDEAAASELTRFDTPWLVKDCSWDDKVLKKKAVIWLADTIGKPVLKLTEEDYNNHGMAQLAVEQGPVYNINIDIFNKIQHTITGWPGGKPDADDSQRPERALPAKKRSIIFSPHPDDDVISMGGTFIRLVDQGHDVHVAYQTSGNTAVWDDDVLRYMEFAIDFTNSIGEDTGHLKKLYEDMRAFFPQKQPNQIDTQEIRNVKGFIRKTEAISGARYAGLHDDHIHFMALPFYETGKTKKNAVGEEDILLTIELLQQVKPQQIFAAGDFADPNGTHLVCFKIILAALDRLKGKEAWVEDCWLWMYRGAWHEFETYEIEMAVPLSPQEVIRKRNAIFKHQSQKDRPVFPGDDAREFWVRAEDRTRDTAQRYDRLGLAEYEAMEAFMRYKF, translated from the coding sequence ATGGCCCGATTAAATTTATTGGAAGAGACCCGGTACGAGAAGCTGCCGGTAAGCGTTTATGATAACCAGCAGGTGGCATCCGTGGCGGTGGCCGCAAGGATTGCTGCTTTGATCCGCAGCAAACAAAGCAAGGGACAAAAAGCCGTTTTAGGTTTGGCTACCGGCGTTACCCCCATTGGCGTGTATGCCGAACTGGTGCGGTTGCATCAACAAGAGGGCTTGTCTTTTCGGGATGTGATCACTTTCAACCTCGATGAGTATTATCCCATGAAGCCCGATGCGGCCCAAAGCTATGTCACCTTCATGTACGAGAACCTGTTCAGCCATGTGGATATTGATAAGGCTAATGTGCACATACCCGATGGTACCCTGGAACAGGATGCCGTGGCGGCTTTCTGCCTCGATTATGAGCACAAGATCGAAGCTCTCGGCGGCCTCGACCTCCAGATCTTAGGGATCGGCCGTACCGGTCACATCGGGTTCAACGAGCCGGGCTCTGCACCCAATTCGGGTACCCGCCTGGTGACTTTGGATGATTTGACCCGCAATGATGCTTCCCGTGATTTTGGCGGTAAGGCCAATGTGCCTACCAAGGCCATCACCATGGGTATCGGCACCATCTTCAAGGCCCGCGAGATCATCCTGATGGCCTGGAGCAAAAAGAAGGCCCCTATCATCAAGAAAGCCGTGGAGGGCGAAATGTCGGGCGATGTTCCGGCTACTTACCTGCAGCTGTCCGATAACGTGGAGTTTGTACTGGATGAGGCCGCCGCTTCCGAGCTCACCCGTTTTGATACCCCCTGGTTAGTAAAAGACTGTTCCTGGGATGACAAGGTTTTAAAGAAGAAAGCCGTGATCTGGCTGGCCGATACCATTGGCAAGCCGGTACTGAAGCTCACCGAGGAGGATTACAACAACCATGGTATGGCGCAGTTAGCCGTAGAGCAGGGGCCGGTATACAACATCAACATTGATATTTTTAATAAGATACAGCATACCATTACCGGATGGCCGGGTGGCAAGCCCGATGCGGATGATTCGCAGCGCCCGGAAAGGGCTTTACCAGCCAAGAAACGTTCCATCATCTTTTCTCCACACCCGGATGATGATGTGATCTCTATGGGCGGCACGTTTATCCGTTTGGTGGATCAAGGACATGATGTACATGTGGCTTACCAGACTTCGGGCAATACCGCCGTGTGGGATGATGATGTATTGCGGTACATGGAGTTTGCCATTGACTTTACCAACAGCATTGGTGAGGACACCGGTCACCTGAAAAAACTATACGAGGACATGAGGGCTTTCTTCCCGCAGAAACAGCCCAACCAGATCGATACCCAGGAGATCCGCAACGTGAAAGGGTTTATCCGCAAGACCGAGGCCATCTCGGGGGCCCGTTACGCGGGGTTGCATGATGACCATATCCATTTTATGGCCCTGCCTTTTTACGAAACGGGTAAAACCAAAAAGAATGCCGTGGGCGAGGAGGATATCCTGCTGACCATCGAACTGCTGCAACAGGTGAAACCCCAGCAGATCTTTGCGGCCGGTGATTTTGCTGATCCGAACGGCACGCATTTGGTATGCTTTAAAATTATCCTGGCTGCTTTGGACCGTCTGAAGGGCAAGGAGGCCTGGGTGGAGGATTGCTGGCTCTGGATGTACCGCGGGGCATGGCATGAGTTTGAAACTTATGAGATTGAGATGGCCGTGCCTTTATCTCCCCAGGAGGTGATCCGCAAGCGCAATGCCATCTTCAAGCACCAGTCGCAAAAGGATCGTCCCGTGTTCCCGGGTGATGATGCCCGTGAGTTCTGGGTGCGCGCCGAGGACCGTACCCGTGACACCGCTCAGCGCTATGACCGCCTTGGCCTCGCTGAATATGAGGCCATGGAGGCGTTTATGAGATATAAATTTTAA
- a CDS encoding DUF721 domain-containing protein produces the protein MRKANDKSLKEAIEQMLNVYKIKRRFDETAVVAAWPELVGKPVANRTKELFIRDKKLFLRIESSVIKNELMMMRAQIMDKINEKANSVLVEEVIFL, from the coding sequence ATGCGTAAAGCAAATGACAAATCGTTAAAAGAGGCTATTGAACAAATGCTTAACGTTTATAAAATTAAACGCCGTTTTGATGAAACTGCTGTGGTTGCCGCCTGGCCCGAGCTGGTTGGCAAGCCCGTGGCTAACCGCACTAAAGAGTTATTTATACGCGACAAAAAACTGTTTTTACGTATCGAATCGTCAGTAATAAAAAACGAACTGATGATGATGCGCGCGCAGATAATGGATAAGATAAATGAAAAGGCTAACAGCGTGTTGGTAGAGGAGGTTATTTTTCTTTAG
- a CDS encoding nucleoside-diphosphate kinase, with protein sequence MKTNRTFTMIKPDAVANGHIGAILDKITKSGFKIIALKYTALSAEKAGQFYEVHKERPFYKALVEFMSSGPIVAAILEKDNAIEDFRKLIGATDPSKAEEGTIRNLFAKSIEANAVHGSDSDENAEIEGNFFFSAFEKF encoded by the coding sequence ATGAAAACCAACAGAACTTTTACCATGATAAAGCCCGACGCAGTTGCAAACGGGCATATTGGTGCAATTTTAGACAAAATTACCAAGAGCGGATTCAAGATCATCGCTCTTAAATATACTGCTTTAAGCGCCGAAAAAGCCGGTCAGTTTTATGAAGTTCATAAAGAACGCCCTTTTTACAAAGCATTGGTTGAATTCATGTCATCAGGACCAATTGTAGCTGCTATATTAGAGAAAGACAATGCTATTGAAGATTTCCGCAAGCTGATTGGCGCAACCGATCCGTCAAAGGCAGAAGAAGGCACTATCCGTAACTTATTCGCTAAATCAATTGAAGCAAATGCAGTTCACGGATCTGACTCTGATGAGAATGCTGAAATTGAAGGCAACTTCTTCTTTTCGGCTTTCGAAAAATTTTAA
- a CDS encoding anti-sigma factor — MESGILELYVLGDISPGEKLLVEEMALKYPEIKAELDAIEQSMELYAQANAVEPSENLRSRVLGSILTNLGDDNNFTAAPHHEESTSYEEDNIVTLPAGGGSNFYKYAFAASLTLLIASSIALVNVYSNLQQSKSQLVALQVQNQRFSNRVNLMDRQLSIFRDPSFKLLMLQGTKNPALAVTVAFSAAQKKVIIDMSNVKLPQNDKDHQYQLWALVGGKPVDLGVFDAPADSANMKEMKPIALADAFAVTLEPKGGSVNPTMDQMVVLGKF; from the coding sequence ATGGAATCAGGGATACTGGAGCTTTACGTTCTGGGGGATATAAGCCCCGGCGAAAAGTTGCTGGTGGAAGAGATGGCTTTAAAATATCCGGAGATAAAGGCAGAACTGGATGCTATTGAGCAGTCAATGGAATTATATGCACAAGCGAATGCTGTTGAACCGTCAGAAAATTTACGCAGCCGTGTGTTAGGCAGCATCCTGACCAATTTGGGCGATGATAATAATTTTACAGCAGCGCCACATCACGAAGAAAGCACATCTTACGAAGAAGACAACATTGTAACTTTACCTGCCGGCGGAGGAAGCAATTTTTATAAATATGCTTTTGCAGCCTCCCTTACATTATTAATAGCAAGTAGTATTGCTTTGGTGAACGTATATTCAAACCTGCAGCAGTCAAAAAGCCAGTTAGTGGCATTACAAGTGCAAAACCAACGGTTTAGCAATAGGGTTAATTTAATGGACCGCCAATTAAGTATTTTCCGGGATCCATCCTTTAAATTACTAATGCTGCAGGGAACTAAAAATCCGGCTCTGGCTGTAACCGTTGCATTTAGTGCAGCACAGAAAAAAGTAATTATTGATATGAGCAATGTAAAATTGCCTCAAAATGATAAAGATCACCAATACCAGCTTTGGGCATTGGTAGGTGGCAAGCCTGTTGATCTGGGCGTTTTCGACGCGCCAGCCGACTCCGCCAATATGAAAGAAATGAAACCGATTGCCCTGGCCGATGCCTTTGCCGTAACACTCGAACCTAAGGGTGGCAGCGTTAATCCTACCATGGACCAAATGGTGGTTTTAGGTAAATTTTAA
- the recF gene encoding DNA replication/repair protein RecF (All proteins in this family for which functions are known are DNA-binding proteins that assist the filamentation of RecA onto DNA for the initiation of recombination or recombinational repair.): MYLQQLSVINFKNYEEAELVFSEGVNAFTGNNGAGKTNLLDAIHYLSLCKSYFNPIDSQQIKQGTDFFIITGVFNKNNQTEAVACSVKRNQKKQFKRNKKDYQRLADHIGLLPLVMISPYDTSIITDGSEERRKFIDNVISQTDNHYLDELITYNKVLANRNALLKLIADTGRYDPGLLEVLDEQLTASGNRIFERRKAFMENFTEIFNRHYGFLSDGAEQVELVYESQLLQDDFAVLLKKSVERDRVLERTTMGIHKDDLQFGIHGMPMKKFGSQGQQKSFLIALKLAQYTFLYQQKGFKPLLLLDDIFDKLDDDRVTKLMKMVSNNDFGQVFITDTSVSRVENVFNKIAVGVKLFKVTGGAIDA, translated from the coding sequence ATGTATTTGCAACAGCTGTCAGTTATTAATTTTAAGAATTATGAAGAGGCCGAACTTGTTTTTAGCGAGGGGGTGAATGCCTTTACCGGAAATAACGGAGCCGGTAAAACCAATCTGCTCGATGCTATTCATTACCTCTCGTTGTGCAAAAGCTATTTTAACCCCATTGACAGCCAGCAGATAAAACAGGGCACCGATTTTTTTATCATTACCGGTGTTTTTAATAAAAATAATCAGACCGAGGCTGTGGCCTGTTCTGTAAAACGTAACCAGAAAAAACAATTTAAGCGCAACAAGAAAGATTATCAGCGCCTGGCCGATCATATAGGTTTACTGCCGCTGGTGATGATATCGCCGTATGATACCAGTATTATTACCGATGGCAGTGAGGAGCGCCGCAAGTTTATCGATAATGTAATATCACAAACAGATAACCATTACCTCGACGAATTGATTACTTATAATAAGGTACTGGCCAACCGTAACGCGCTGTTAAAGCTCATTGCAGATACCGGCCGTTATGACCCGGGACTGCTGGAAGTACTTGATGAGCAGCTAACTGCTTCGGGCAACCGGATTTTTGAAAGGCGCAAGGCCTTTATGGAAAACTTTACGGAGATATTTAACAGGCATTACGGTTTTTTAAGCGATGGGGCGGAGCAAGTAGAGCTGGTTTATGAATCGCAACTGCTGCAGGATGATTTTGCTGTTTTGCTGAAAAAAAGTGTGGAGCGCGACAGGGTGCTGGAGCGCACCACAATGGGCATACATAAAGACGATCTTCAGTTTGGCATACATGGCATGCCCATGAAAAAATTTGGATCGCAGGGACAGCAGAAGTCTTTTCTGATAGCGCTTAAACTTGCGCAGTACACATTTTTATATCAGCAAAAAGGGTTTAAGCCCCTGTTACTGCTTGATGATATTTTTGACAAGCTTGATGATGACCGCGTTACCAAGCTCATGAAAATGGTATCAAATAATGATTTTGGACAAGTATTTATTACCGATACCAGTGTAAGCAGGGTTGAAAATGTTTTTAATAAAATAGCGGTAGGCGTGAAACTATTTAAAGTAACAGGAGGGGCAATTGATGCGTAA
- a CDS encoding NAD(P)H-hydrate dehydratase — MLPLLISEQIRQADAYTIANEPITSVDLMERASKAFVGWFINHFPDKKQSISFYCGTGNNGGDGLAIARILSQHQYKKLRVYIARFSDKTSDDFEVNLTRLKQAGISLTEISKGDRVPDDDSSVIVDALLGSGLNKPLTENYERLVKHINELHKTIVAVDVPTGFFSEGEVQPNSTAIKAELVITFQQPKINFLLPESAPYINCWEAVNIGIDEKYVQSLNSPYQFVEEKDVRSFLKPRHRFSNKGTYGHALTIAGQAKTMGAALLCSSAAVHAGAGLTTACVPESGLIALNSYLPEIMAIIRNDHEVPEIEWDKFSSIAVGPGLGKDNDAIALLFAIIKNYKKPVVIDADALNLLADDKELLRHLPAGSVLTPHMKEFDRLFGEHKNWWNRLQTGIEQAQKLNLYIVLKNDYTITIAPDGKAYFNSTGNPAMASGGMGDVLTGVIAALLAQKYTSLQACLAGIYIHGKAGDELALPNRLNVVLPGKLAAHLPVTMAKLMA, encoded by the coding sequence ATGCTGCCTTTACTTATTTCTGAACAAATACGACAGGCTGACGCTTATACCATAGCCAACGAACCCATAACTTCGGTCGACCTGATGGAGCGTGCCTCAAAAGCTTTTGTTGGCTGGTTCATTAATCATTTTCCAGATAAAAAGCAATCTATATCCTTTTATTGCGGTACGGGCAATAATGGGGGCGACGGATTGGCTATTGCCCGGATATTAAGTCAGCACCAGTATAAAAAGTTGCGGGTTTACATAGCGCGTTTCAGTGATAAGACCTCTGACGATTTTGAGGTTAACCTGACACGGCTTAAACAAGCCGGTATTTCCCTTACTGAAATAAGTAAAGGCGATAGGGTTCCGGATGACGATAGTTCCGTTATTGTTGACGCGCTGCTGGGCAGCGGCCTAAACAAACCCCTCACTGAAAATTATGAGCGATTGGTAAAACACATCAATGAGCTCCATAAAACTATTGTCGCGGTTGATGTACCAACCGGATTTTTTTCGGAAGGAGAGGTGCAGCCTAACTCTACAGCCATAAAAGCTGAGCTTGTGATCACTTTTCAGCAACCTAAGATCAACTTTCTGCTGCCCGAATCAGCTCCATATATTAATTGCTGGGAAGCGGTTAACATCGGCATTGATGAAAAATATGTACAATCGCTCAACTCCCCATATCAATTTGTGGAGGAGAAGGACGTAAGATCGTTCCTTAAACCCCGACACCGTTTTAGCAATAAAGGAACTTACGGTCATGCACTGACCATTGCGGGCCAGGCGAAAACCATGGGAGCGGCCCTGCTTTGTTCTTCGGCTGCCGTACATGCCGGGGCCGGATTAACAACCGCCTGCGTGCCAGAAAGCGGCCTTATCGCTTTAAATAGTTACCTGCCCGAAATTATGGCCATCATAAGAAATGATCATGAGGTACCCGAAATTGAATGGGATAAATTTAGTTCAATTGCAGTTGGCCCAGGTCTGGGTAAAGACAATGATGCTATAGCTTTACTTTTCGCTATCATTAAAAATTACAAAAAACCTGTGGTTATTGATGCCGACGCCCTTAATTTGTTAGCTGATGATAAAGAGCTTTTAAGGCATTTGCCTGCCGGGAGCGTTTTAACCCCACACATGAAAGAGTTTGACAGGTTGTTTGGCGAACACAAAAATTGGTGGAACAGGCTGCAAACAGGAATAGAGCAGGCTCAAAAACTAAATCTGTACATCGTTTTAAAGAATGACTACACGATTACTATAGCCCCCGATGGTAAGGCTTATTTTAATTCAACAGGCAACCCGGCTATGGCATCCGGGGGAATGGGAGATGTGCTTACCGGTGTCATCGCTGCGCTTTTAGCTCAAAAATATACTTCATTGCAAGCTTGCCTCGCAGGGATTTATATACATGGAAAAGCTGGTGATGAGCTGGCATTGCCTAATCGCTTAAATGTAGTTTTACCGGGTAAATTGGCTGCACACTTACCTGTTACCATGGCAAAATTAATGGCATAA
- the ribH gene encoding 6,7-dimethyl-8-ribityllumazine synthase encodes MATQLKNLSDFSQTEIPSAIAYRFGIVVAEWNAEITNALYQGAYQSLVNNGALPEHIYTYSVPGSFELTSGADLLLKNDKLDAVICLGCVIQGETRHFDFICNAVANGISNVAIKYSKPVIFGVLTTDNQQQAIDRAGGKHGNKGDEAAITAIKMAALAETLRS; translated from the coding sequence ATGGCTACACAGCTTAAAAATTTATCAGACTTTTCTCAAACCGAAATACCATCGGCCATAGCATACCGCTTTGGCATAGTTGTAGCCGAATGGAATGCTGAAATTACTAATGCACTTTATCAGGGCGCTTACCAAAGCCTTGTTAATAATGGAGCATTGCCCGAGCATATTTACACCTACTCGGTACCAGGCAGCTTTGAATTAACATCCGGCGCTGATCTGTTATTAAAAAATGATAAATTAGATGCGGTGATCTGCTTGGGATGTGTAATACAGGGAGAAACCCGGCATTTTGATTTTATTTGCAACGCGGTAGCAAATGGGATAAGCAATGTTGCTATAAAATATTCAAAACCCGTTATATTTGGTGTATTAACCACTGATAACCAACAGCAGGCTATTGACCGTGCCGGTGGTAAACATGGTAATAAAGGCGACGAAGCTGCCATTACAGCTATAAAAATGGCCGCCCTTGCCGAAACATTAAGGAGTTAA